The genomic segment GTTCCACGTCGCTGCTCGCAATCGCTGCCTTAACATTCTCAAGAGCCTCCGGCGTAATTATCTGTGCATCCCTTTCAAATAGCTGCTGCGCCTGTTCAATCacataatattcattttattcataaaataaattgaatcaatttaccCCACCTCTCCCTCTTGGTATTCTAAGAAGGAAGAAAACGACTGACCTGGTATTGCGGCACGGCGGAGTATACAGCGGGAACCGGCGCCGGCGCAACCGGACCGACGACGGGAGGAGCGGGGATTTGCACGGAGGGGGCGGCGACGTAGGGTGCAGCGTAATGAGTAGTTGCAGGTTGCTGCAGGTGAAAGGGAACGGGAAAATAGGAAGGGTTTGAATAGGCAAACTGCGATTGCGAAGCTGATGAGGAAGACGGCGGTGTCGTCATTGATCGCAACTCCGATCGAATTCCACAATGCAGAGGGAACGAGAAATTGGACTCGAAACAGCGTTTGGACTTCTTAGGGTTCTTCTATTTGGGTTATgccaatttaattaatttgaaatatttctaGCATATTTCTTCCTGGTGGGCGCACTTTAACACGGAAATAGTAAAAGTTAGCTGACAATGGGCCTGAAGTTGAAGAAAAGATaattcaaatcaattaaaacgTTGGCTGTTTTCTTGCACCcccattattattaattacacCTCACAGACTGGAAAAATATTCAAACTCCCTCCACTATTGCACCACATCACACCACCACCATCACCGCTTCAACGCCCGCCACCACAGCTCCATTGTCGTagaagaagagagggaaaaCGCTGCacaggaagaaaaagaaagaaaatacaaaaaaatatccaattttattttctgaaaggtattatttttgtatgtttcgTAAATCTCTTCTCATAACATATTTCATGTATGGATATTCCAAGGAACTCGTTCTGAAAGGTATTTCATGAGTTTtggaaaaacaaattttgaaaattccattttgaaaaatttattccTAAATATATTTCACACGGTATGAAAATTCTATTCCAGAAACCCCATTCTGTAAATTTTATTTCGAAAATTTATTCTGAAAATTTAGTTCTAAAAACATTGTTATGATAATTTCGGGAAGCTTCTGTAATCCATAAGTTACTTTTCTGATGGGAAAATGGCTATTTCGAAAGTTTGACAAACATGTTTCGTTTATGGTTGTTCCAAAGAACTCATTCTGAAAGGTATTTTATgagttttgaatatattttccaaaaattacatttcaaaaaaattattcagacaaatcataaaattttatttccaaaattattttatggaaGTTTAGttctgaaaatattattatgaaaattctGGAAAGCTCATTCCAAAATGCTTCCAAATATATAATCGGAAAATTACTTTTCCAAAAGGGTAAAAACGATTGTCTCGAAAGTTTGAGGGTGCTAAAGCAATTGTGGGGGTGCAGGAAGTAAAAGGACAAATGTTTCTGTAGCTATTAATCAAATGATGGGTGACTGACTATTCTCACCACCTTCTATAGAAAAGTAAATACCAATATTCCCAGAACCACAATGTTATTAGTATACCCGCAATAATTTTCTCCTTTgggctaattttttttttctaatatttatctGATTTTATTCACCCCACGCATGGgaaaaacataaactaaaagTAGTAAAATTCACCAATCaacattactttattttattgctAACGAAAATacataaaagtatttatatatatatatatatatatatgtgtgtgtgtgtgtgtgtcaaTTTGATATAGACAATTATTGGATATCTTATGATATATAAACTTAATTGAAAATAGTTATCAATAGAAAATAAGCATTTAAAGACTTCTTAAGTGACTTAATAATGATtcaagaacaaaataataatctatCTCAACATAACTCAAAATATCAAtctattaaagaataaaatatgtttaacagACGTATTTCTGAACTTAGTAAttaaaaacatagaaataagttaaaaattgacAAAGTTTGAAACTGACATTATTATATCTTATgactaaaaagataaatattttaaaacatcataatcacaaaGTATTTTCCACCTTGATATTAGTCAAGCCAATTGAAGACTCCATATCAACGTTATAGAAAGAGTAAACATAGACAATTAATACCTTACATTAAATAAACACATTTCgaaataaactatatataactatttgttattaaattaacGAAAACTGTTTACAAATATCTAAATGGATAAATAGGTCAAACACTAAAAATAATGTTgaacaaaaaatgaaatttaggTTATCCTAGAATTCAAAATTGAGTTTAGACTATATAAACAAGTTTTGTAttagttttagaaaaatattttatataataaattaaaattctatagTATAGATTTATcgatcaaatattaaaaaataacttattaacGTGTGTATTAATAATTACATTGGTCGTCCGAAATCAATCTATTTGGAAAGTACACCTCACTATCTAGCATAAATCAACTACATAACAATATTAAAGTATCATTGGTTGCTACTAGCCTAATAATAAGTGAAAGtccattataaataatataaatataaaattcatgcaatataattagattttactgattaaaacatttaatacatCGAGATATCTACTACTAACTTAAAT from the Vigna angularis cultivar LongXiaoDou No.4 chromosome 3, ASM1680809v1, whole genome shotgun sequence genome contains:
- the LOC108323069 gene encoding uncharacterized protein LOC108323069 isoform X2 is translated as MTTPPSSSSASQSQFAYSNPSYFPVPFHLQQPATTHYAAPYVAAPSVQIPAPPVVGPVAPAPVPAVYSAVPQYQAQQLFERDAQIITPEALENVKAAIASSDVEHKTDAKRKAVPRKAAGQSWEDPILAEWPEDDYRLFCGDLGNEVNDDVLSKAFSRFPSFNMARIFV